In a genomic window of Enterobacter asburiae:
- a CDS encoding phage tail sheath protein — protein MGDYHHGVEVIEINDGTRTISTVSTAIIGMVCTASDADAKTFPLNEPVLITSVQTAIGKAGKKGTLSKSLQAIADQCKPVIVVVRVPEGVDDPSDPEAAQKETISNIIGTTDENGKYTGLKALLTAKTVTGVKPRILGVPGLDTQEVATALASTCQSLRAFGYVSAWGCKTISDAIKYRENFSQRELMVIHPDFLAWDTMANETDIAWATARALGLRARIDQDTGWHKTLSNVGVNGVTGVSASVSWDLQEQATDANLLNQAGVTTLIRNDGFKFWGNRTCSDDPLFVFENYTRTAQVLADTMAEAHAWAMDKPVSATLIRDIVAGINAKFRELKNNGYIVDGSCWYDPESNSVETLKAGKLYIDYDYTPVPPLENLTLRQRITDTYLADLSDSVNS, from the coding sequence ATGGGCGACTATCATCACGGCGTCGAGGTCATCGAGATTAATGATGGCACGCGCACCATTTCCACCGTCTCGACGGCCATCATCGGTATGGTCTGCACGGCCAGCGATGCTGACGCAAAGACATTCCCCCTGAACGAGCCGGTGCTGATTACCAGCGTGCAAACGGCGATCGGTAAGGCCGGTAAAAAAGGCACGCTGTCAAAATCCCTGCAGGCCATCGCCGACCAGTGCAAACCGGTCATTGTGGTGGTGCGCGTTCCCGAAGGTGTCGACGACCCGTCAGACCCGGAAGCGGCGCAGAAAGAAACCATTTCCAACATCATCGGCACGACCGACGAAAACGGCAAATACACCGGGCTGAAAGCGCTGTTAACAGCGAAAACCGTCACCGGCGTTAAGCCGCGCATTCTCGGCGTGCCGGGGCTGGATACGCAGGAAGTGGCGACCGCGCTTGCGTCGACCTGCCAGAGCCTGCGCGCGTTCGGCTATGTGAGCGCGTGGGGCTGCAAGACCATTTCCGACGCCATTAAATACCGTGAGAACTTCAGCCAGCGCGAGCTCATGGTCATTCACCCTGATTTTCTGGCATGGGACACCATGGCGAACGAAACCGATATTGCATGGGCGACCGCCCGCGCGCTCGGCCTGCGCGCCAGAATCGACCAGGATACCGGCTGGCACAAAACGCTGTCCAACGTCGGCGTGAATGGCGTCACCGGCGTCAGCGCCTCGGTCTCATGGGATTTGCAGGAGCAGGCCACCGACGCCAACCTGCTGAATCAGGCCGGGGTGACAACGCTCATCCGCAACGATGGCTTTAAATTCTGGGGTAACCGAACCTGCTCGGACGATCCATTATTCGTGTTTGAAAACTACACCCGCACGGCGCAGGTGCTGGCCGACACGATGGCGGAAGCGCACGCGTGGGCGATGGATAAGCCCGTTTCTGCAACGCTCATCCGCGACATCGTCGCCGGTATCAATGCCAAATTCCGCGAGCTGAAAAACAACGGCTATATCGTTGACGGCTCCTGCTGGTACGACCCGGAGTCAAACAGCGTGGAAACCCTCAAAGCCGGGAAACTGTATATCGATTACGACTACACCCCCGTCCCGCCGCTGGAAAACCTGACCCTGCGCCAGCGCATCACCGATACCTATCTGGCAGACCTGTCAGACTCGGTCAACAGCTAA
- a CDS encoding phage major tail tube protein produces the protein MALPRKLKYLNMFNDGLSYMGVVESVTLPKLTRKLEKYRGGGMPGSVSIDLGLDDDALSLEWTLGGLPDVALWAQYASPGADSVPLRFTGSFQRDDTGAISAVEVVMRGRHKEYDGGENKQGESGTTKIATECSYYQLTIDGKEVIEIDVVNMVMKVDGVDRLAEHRRAIGL, from the coding sequence ATGGCGTTACCACGCAAACTGAAATACTTGAACATGTTTAACGACGGTCTCAGCTACATGGGCGTCGTTGAATCCGTCACCCTGCCAAAGCTGACCCGCAAGCTTGAGAAATATCGCGGCGGCGGGATGCCGGGCTCGGTGTCTATTGACCTCGGCCTCGACGACGACGCGCTGTCGCTTGAGTGGACGCTGGGCGGCCTGCCTGACGTCGCGCTGTGGGCGCAGTACGCGTCACCGGGTGCCGACAGCGTGCCGCTGCGCTTCACCGGCTCATTCCAGCGCGATGATACCGGCGCAATTTCCGCCGTTGAGGTGGTCATGCGTGGCCGTCACAAGGAGTACGACGGCGGCGAGAACAAACAGGGCGAAAGCGGCACGACCAAAATCGCGACCGAGTGCTCGTATTACCAGCTCACGATTGACGGCAAAGAGGTCATCGAGATTGACGTCGTCAACATGGTGATGAAAGTCGACGGCGTCGACCGTCTCGCTGAGCACCGCCGGGCGATTGGCCTGTAA